Part of the Sorghum bicolor cultivar BTx623 chromosome 1, Sorghum_bicolor_NCBIv3, whole genome shotgun sequence genome, CGTATCCTCAGCTTCCTTGAAATAGCCATATCTTGCATAACCTGATATCAATGTGTTCCAGCATTGCGTAGGCCGACAGGCAGGATCAGGCAGCATTTTCAACATACAATCCATCTTTCCACATTTCCCATACATATCCATTGCAGCATTAACAACGTGACTATCATAATCTAGCCCGCTTTTCACACTAAGGCCATGGAGCTGCATGCCTTCTTCTAATGATGCCAAGCTTGCACTGGATGACAAACATTCAGCTAGACAAAAACGATCAAGTTTGTTTCCAGCATGCCGTGAATCCATGAAGAGCTTTAGAGCTTCCTCTCCACGGCCATGCCGTACATTGGCAGCTATGATGGCATTCCAGGAAATGGCACTTTTATTGTTGATTCTGCAGAATATATCAGTACTAGATTCTAAATCACCACAGGTTGCATACATTGTGATCAATGAGTTTGTAACGTACTCATCTGATAATAATCCAGTCTGTGTTATGTATGCATGCAGTGGCATTCCATAACTGTGCAAATCACCTGAAGATTTAAATGTGCCCTGGAGATTTATCATTGTGATATAATTTGGCTTTATCCCGGTACCCCTCATCCAAGAAAACACACGCATTGCATTTGCAACATCCTCAAGTGTTGCATAGCCCCCAGTAAGCACATTGCAACTAACAACATCATAACATGGCATTGACTGAAATACTCTCTCTGCGTCTTCCATAGTATTGCATTTACTGTACATTGTCAGAAGAGAATTACCTATCAGTAGGACGTTCTGAAGACTCCGCTGCAATATCATGGCATGAATTGTTCTGCCATTCATCAAGGCTTCTGGACTTGAACATGCTCCTAGAGCACTGGAAAATGTCATGTAGTTTGGTGGACCTTCGTCAGTTTGGAGTAACTGACCCAATGTTCCCAATGCTTCAACACAGCTATTACTCTGCACATAAGATGAAATCATAGTGTTCCATGATATTACATCCCGTCTGCTCATGTTCCAGAACAGAGACTCTGCCTCATCCAATTTCCCAGCTGCAGAATACATATTGACCAGGGCATTACTAAGTGGAACAGAAGAATGCAGACCACTGGTGACACACAGGGAGTGAATCCCACTTCCCAGGGCAACAAGATCCAATGAGGCACAAACAGATACCAAGCTGCACAGAGTCGTCACATCAGGCCTCACTCCAACATGACGCATATCTGAAAGTACCATAAAGCATTTGCTGTAGACTTCTTCATGTGAGTACATGGATATCATCGCGTTCCACGATATACGGTCACGCTCCTCCATCCGATCAAAGAGCCTCTCCGCATCCTGCACCCTCCTGAGGTTCCCAAACATGGTGAGAAGCGAATTTGCCACTGAAACATGGGTCAGAAGGCCAGAGACCACGACATGGGCTGTGACCTGAAGCCCAGCCGCCTCATCCTCAAGTGACCCACACAAGCTGACCACCGTGGCCAATGCATTCGCATTGCACATGACCCCTTCTTTTCTCATCCGGCGATAGGCTACCAATGCCTCTTCCATGCACCCGTTTGACGACAATGCCACCATGAGTGCTGTCCAAGAAACGACGTTCCGCTGGGGCATCTCCCAGAACAGTCTCTGGGCATTCGAGACGAGCCCACGTGAGCCACAGAGGTGCAGGAGCGCAGTCCCGATGTAGACGTTCCCCATGAGCCCCGCCTTGTGAGTGAGCGCGTGGATGGCGGCGCCGCACGCCGCGCCCTCCTGCCAGCCCCGGTGCTCGCAGGCCGTGACGAGGCTGGCGAGCGCGAAGCCGCTGAGCGGGACATCACGCTCCCGCATGACCCGCAGAAGCGTGAAGGCCGTGGATTCGAGGCCGCAGCGCACGCAGCCGGAGATGGCGGTGTACCAGGAGGAAGACGTCCGGTGCGGCATCTCATCGAACAGGTGGAGGgccgcggcaggggaggagcctTGACGGAAATAGAAGGCGAGGAGGGTGTTGCAGTGGAAGGCACTGAGCGGGAGAGCGCGGCGGATGGCGAGGGCGTGGACGGCGCGGGCGAGGAGCGGGTGGTCGGCGAGGTGGGAGAAGCCGGCGTGCGGGAACGCTGCGATGGCCCGGTGCGGGTGGGTTGCGAGGGGGTGGAAGGGTGACGAGGCATGTGGAGCAGGAGGCAGGGGCACGGGAGGATGCGGTGGTTCGAGGGGGCATGGAGCCGCGGCGGCGGAGAGGCGGCGCGCGGCGAGGCGTGGCCTCGGCCGCGGCCCCGTTGTGGCGTAGCGCCTGGCCAGTTTCGTTtcc contains:
- the LOC8055119 gene encoding pentatricopeptide repeat-containing protein At3g24000, mitochondrial encodes the protein MPHRTSSSWYTAISGCVRCGLESTAFTLLRVMRERDVPLSGFALASLVTACEHRGWQEGAACGAAIHALTHKAGLMGNVYIGTALLHLCGSRGLVSNAQRLFWEMPQRNVVSWTALMVALSSNGCMEEALVAYRRMRKEGVMCNANALATVVSLCGSLEDEAAGLQVTAHVVVSGLLTHVSVANSLLTMFGNLRRVQDAERLFDRMEERDRISWNAMISMYSHEEVYSKCFMVLSDMRHVGVRPDVTTLCSLVSVCASLDLVALGSGIHSLCVTSGLHSSVPLSNALVNMYSAAGKLDEAESLFWNMSRRDVISWNTMISSYVQSNSCVEALGTLGQLLQTDEGPPNYMTFSSALGACSSPEALMNGRTIHAMILQRSLQNVLLIGNSLLTMYSKCNTMEDAERVFQSMPCYDVVSCNVLTGGYATLEDVANAMRVFSWMRGTGIKPNYITMINLQGTFKSSGDLHSYGMPLHAYITQTGLLSDEYVTNSLITMYATCGDLESSTDIFCRINNKSAISWNAIIAANVRHGRGEEALKLFMDSRHAGNKLDRFCLAECLSSSASLASLEEGMQLHGLSVKSGLDYDSHVVNAAMDMYGKCGKMDCMLKMLPDPACRPTQCWNTLISGYARYGYFKEAEDTFKHMVSLGQKPDYVTFVALLSACSHAGLIDKGMDYFNSMVPTYGVSPGIKHCVCIVDLLGRLGRFAEAEKFIDEMPVLPNDLIWRSLLSSSRTYKNLDIGRKAAKNLLELDPFDDSAYVLLSNLYATNARWLDVDKLRSHMKSIKLNKRPACSWLKLKNEVSSFGIGDRSHMYAEQIYAKLDEILLKLREVGYVADTSFALHDTDEEQKEQNLWNHSEKLALAYGLLVVPEGSTIRIFKNLRVCADCHLVFKLVSMVFHREIVLRDPYRFHQFKHGSCSCSDFW